The Kitasatospora paranensis genome has a window encoding:
- a CDS encoding STAS domain-containing protein has product MTDGQGTAGDGPSGPAVLTVTVEPLADGCRLLPVGELDHDSAGPLREALDDALGGPAAMVAVDCSGLSFCDSTGLNLLLRARLAAESAGRRVVLVDPSPMVARMLEITGAGEIFQVYATVAQAARGASGG; this is encoded by the coding sequence GTGACGGACGGGCAGGGTACGGCGGGCGACGGCCCGTCCGGCCCGGCGGTGCTCACCGTGACGGTGGAGCCGCTGGCCGACGGCTGCCGGCTGCTGCCGGTCGGCGAACTCGACCACGACAGCGCCGGCCCGCTCCGCGAGGCCCTGGACGATGCGCTGGGCGGCCCCGCGGCGATGGTGGCGGTGGACTGCTCCGGTCTGTCGTTCTGCGACTCGACCGGGCTCAACCTGCTGCTGCGCGCCCGGCTGGCCGCGGAGTCGGCGGGCCGGCGGGTCGTCCTGGTCGACCCGTCCCCGATGGTCGCGCGGATGCTGGAGATCACCGGCGCCGGGGAGATCTTCCAGGTGTACGCGACGGTGGCGCAGGCCGCCCGGGGCGCCTCCGGCGGGTGA
- a CDS encoding HAMP domain-containing protein: protein MDPSAGHVPDQPSRGAAGPLPEDGLRRLLEGLTAVRDGDFSTRLPEGGPGLLGEIAGVFNGMADQLSRVTSEVTRVAREVGTEGRLGGQADVRGASGTWRDLTDSVNAMAGNLTWQVRNIAQVTTAVAEGDLTQKIDVAARGEILELKDTVNTMVDQLSAFAGEVTRVAREVGTEGILGGQADVAGVSGTWRDLTDSVNSMAGNLTGQVRGIAQVATAVARGDLSQKIRVDARGEILELKETINTMVDQLSAFADEVTRVAREVGTDGRLGGQATVKGVSGTWKDLTDNVNVMASNLTGQVRSIAQVATAVAKGDLSQKITVAAKGEVAALAGAFNTMVDTLSAFADEVTRVAREVGTEGILGGQARVPNVAGTWKDLTDNVNFMAHNLTRQVRNIAQVTTAVAQGDLTRKIDVDARGEILELKTTINTMVDQLSSFAAEVTRVAREVGSEGRLGGQAEVEGVSGTWKRLTENVNELAGNLTRQVRAIAEVTGAVAEGDLTRSITVDASGEVADLKDNINLMVESLRETTRANEDQDWLKSNLARLTGLVQGHRDLAVVAELIMDELTPLVRAQYGAFYLAEETPRGTELVLISAYGRGPGQGPERLRLGESLVGQAGRSRRTIAVADLPPGYATVSSGVGAAPPRELVVLPVVVEDQLLAVLEIAALHPFSSAHQDLLARFAETVGANLSTLLANARTDELLEESQRLTAELRARSEELQSGQEELRRSNAELEEKADLLVTQNRDIEAKNLQIEQARRELEERARQLARTSRYKSEFLANMSHELRTPLNSQLILARLLAQNPSGNLTAKQVEYAEIIHSAGSDLLQLIDDILDLSKIEAGRMDVSPDLVPLRELLDQIEVAFRPVAAQKRLALDVVTDPRVPAELVTDQARLRQILRNLLSNALKFTDTGRVDLRVEPADPAELPEGIAAPALAFHVEDTGIGIAAQHLESVFGAFRQADGTTGRRYGGTGLGLSISRELAHLLGGALTARSALGAGSRFTLYLPLAAPPAPPAAAAPTARPAVASAAPTAPDEGGGPPPGRLAGRTILVVDDDARNVFALTGMLELHGARVLRADNGRAGLDALRAHPETDLVLMDVMMPEMDGHTATAAIRAEPGLAAVPVITVTAKAMPGDRDRSLAAGADDYVTKPVDVDRLVTLIARRLGG from the coding sequence ATGGACCCGTCCGCAGGGCACGTGCCGGACCAGCCGTCCCGCGGCGCCGCAGGGCCGCTGCCCGAGGACGGGCTGCGCCGGCTGCTGGAGGGCCTCACCGCCGTCCGGGACGGCGACTTCAGCACCCGGCTCCCCGAGGGCGGCCCCGGGCTGCTCGGCGAGATCGCCGGGGTCTTCAACGGCATGGCGGACCAACTGTCCCGGGTGACCTCCGAGGTGACCCGGGTGGCCCGCGAGGTCGGCACCGAGGGCAGGCTCGGCGGGCAGGCCGACGTCCGCGGGGCCTCGGGCACCTGGCGCGACCTCACCGACTCCGTCAACGCGATGGCGGGCAACCTCACCTGGCAGGTCCGCAACATCGCACAGGTCACCACGGCGGTCGCCGAGGGCGATCTCACGCAGAAGATCGACGTGGCCGCCCGGGGCGAGATCCTGGAGCTCAAGGACACCGTCAACACGATGGTCGACCAGCTGTCGGCGTTCGCCGGCGAGGTGACGCGGGTGGCCCGGGAGGTCGGCACCGAGGGCATCCTCGGCGGCCAGGCCGACGTGGCGGGAGTGTCGGGCACCTGGCGTGACCTCACCGACTCGGTCAACTCGATGGCCGGGAACCTGACGGGCCAGGTCCGCGGCATCGCCCAGGTGGCCACGGCGGTGGCCAGGGGCGACCTGTCGCAGAAGATCCGGGTCGACGCCCGGGGCGAGATCCTGGAGCTCAAGGAGACCATCAACACGATGGTCGACCAGCTCTCGGCGTTCGCGGACGAGGTGACCCGGGTGGCCCGCGAGGTCGGCACCGACGGGCGGCTCGGCGGCCAGGCGACCGTGAAGGGCGTCTCCGGGACGTGGAAGGACCTCACCGACAATGTCAACGTGATGGCCTCCAACCTGACCGGCCAGGTCCGTTCGATCGCCCAGGTCGCCACCGCCGTCGCCAAGGGCGACCTGTCGCAGAAGATCACGGTGGCGGCGAAGGGCGAGGTCGCGGCCCTGGCCGGGGCGTTCAACACGATGGTGGACACGCTGTCGGCGTTCGCGGACGAGGTGACGCGGGTGGCCCGCGAGGTCGGCACCGAGGGCATCCTCGGCGGGCAGGCGCGGGTGCCGAACGTCGCCGGCACCTGGAAGGACCTGACCGACAACGTCAACTTCATGGCGCACAACCTGACCAGACAGGTCCGCAACATCGCCCAGGTGACCACGGCGGTGGCGCAGGGCGACCTGACCCGCAAGATCGACGTGGACGCCCGGGGCGAGATCCTGGAGCTCAAGACCACCATCAACACCATGGTCGACCAGCTGTCCTCGTTCGCCGCCGAGGTCACCCGGGTCGCCCGGGAGGTCGGCAGCGAGGGCCGGCTCGGCGGCCAGGCCGAGGTCGAGGGCGTCTCCGGCACCTGGAAGCGGCTCACCGAGAACGTCAACGAGCTCGCCGGCAACCTCACCCGGCAGGTCCGGGCGATCGCCGAGGTCACCGGCGCCGTCGCCGAGGGCGACCTCACCCGCTCCATCACCGTCGACGCCTCCGGCGAGGTCGCCGACCTCAAGGACAACATCAACCTCATGGTGGAATCCCTGCGCGAGACCACCCGCGCCAACGAGGACCAGGACTGGCTCAAGTCCAACCTCGCCCGGCTCACCGGACTCGTCCAGGGCCACCGGGACCTCGCCGTCGTGGCCGAACTGATCATGGACGAACTCACCCCGCTCGTCCGCGCCCAGTACGGCGCCTTCTACCTCGCCGAGGAGACCCCGCGCGGCACCGAACTGGTGCTGATCAGCGCGTACGGGCGCGGCCCCGGCCAGGGACCGGAACGGCTGCGGCTCGGCGAGTCCCTGGTGGGCCAGGCCGGGCGCAGCCGCCGGACGATCGCCGTCGCGGACCTGCCGCCCGGCTACGCCACCGTCTCCTCCGGTGTGGGCGCCGCGCCGCCGCGCGAGCTCGTCGTGCTGCCGGTCGTCGTCGAGGACCAGCTGCTCGCCGTGCTGGAGATCGCCGCGCTGCACCCCTTCAGCAGCGCCCACCAGGACCTGCTGGCCCGGTTCGCCGAGACCGTCGGCGCCAACCTCAGCACCCTGCTGGCCAACGCCCGGACGGACGAACTGCTCGAGGAGTCCCAGCGGCTGACCGCCGAACTCCGCGCGAGGTCCGAGGAACTCCAGTCCGGACAGGAGGAGTTGCGCCGATCCAATGCCGAACTCGAGGAGAAGGCCGACCTGCTCGTCACCCAGAACCGCGACATCGAGGCCAAGAACCTCCAGATCGAGCAGGCCCGCCGCGAACTCGAGGAACGCGCCCGCCAGCTCGCCCGCACCTCGCGCTACAAGTCCGAGTTCCTCGCCAACATGAGCCATGAGCTGCGCACCCCGCTCAACAGCCAGCTCATCCTCGCCCGGCTGCTCGCCCAGAACCCGTCCGGCAACCTGACGGCCAAACAGGTCGAGTACGCGGAGATCATCCACTCGGCCGGCTCCGACCTGCTCCAGCTCATCGACGACATCCTCGACCTGTCCAAGATCGAGGCCGGCCGGATGGACGTCAGCCCCGACCTCGTGCCGCTGCGCGAACTCCTCGACCAGATCGAGGTCGCCTTCCGCCCGGTCGCCGCCCAGAAGCGGCTGGCCCTCGACGTGGTCACCGACCCGCGGGTACCGGCCGAACTCGTCACCGACCAGGCACGGCTGCGGCAGATCCTGCGCAACCTGCTCTCCAACGCCCTCAAGTTCACCGACACCGGCCGGGTCGACCTGCGCGTCGAACCCGCCGACCCGGCCGAGCTCCCCGAGGGGATCGCAGCACCCGCCCTCGCCTTCCACGTCGAGGACACCGGCATCGGCATCGCCGCCCAGCACCTGGAGTCGGTCTTCGGGGCTTTCCGCCAGGCCGACGGCACCACCGGCCGCCGCTACGGCGGCACCGGCCTGGGGCTCTCCATCAGCCGCGAACTCGCCCACCTGCTCGGCGGCGCGCTCACCGCCCGCTCCGCCCTCGGCGCCGGCAGCCGCTTCACCCTGTACCTGCCGCTCGCCGCGCCGCCCGCGCCGCCCGCCGCGGCCGCACCGACTGCCCGCCCGGCCGTCGCGAGCGCCGCGCCGACCGCGCCGGACGAGGGCGGCGGGCCACCGCCCGGGCGCCTCGCCGGGCGCACGATCCTGGTCGTCGACGACGACGCCCGCAACGTCTTCGCCCTCACCGGCATGCTCGAACTGCACGGCGCCCGGGTGCTGCGCGCCGACAACGGGCGCGCCGGCCTGGACGCCCTGCGCGCCCATCCCGAGACCGACCTCGTCCTGATGGACGTGATGATGCCCGAGATGGACGGCCACACCGCCACCGCCGCCATCCGGGCCGAACCCGGCCTCGCCGCTGTCCCGGTCATCACCGTCACGGCCAAGGCCATGCCCGGCGACCGGGACCGGAGCCTCGCCGCGGGCGCCGACGACTACGTGACCAAACCCGTCGACGTCGACCGGCTGGTCACCCTGATCGCCCGGCGGCTGGGCGGCTGA
- a CDS encoding ANTAR domain-containing protein — protein sequence MAGTAPRRPGPSPGDPLAAAARLAAEVEHLRRTAAARPLTDLATGVLAERLGCPPAEAAAQLATLARAAGLPVAELAGEIVAAAAGPPRPATGRDLPADPAGADDDTGATSDTGAAAAAEGAAPEGDDIARAALDHAAGPTGVVALAVWAHAPGGGLTLAGQAGFPGTEAAAWRYVPPGVDTTARRALESGAARWPPDGRPTATDAPTLGRRAAPCGSCC from the coding sequence ATGGCCGGCACCGCCCCACGCAGGCCGGGCCCGAGCCCCGGCGACCCCCTGGCCGCCGCGGCCCGGCTGGCGGCCGAGGTCGAGCACCTGCGCCGGACCGCCGCAGCCCGCCCGCTCACCGACCTCGCCACCGGCGTCCTGGCCGAACGCCTCGGCTGCCCGCCAGCCGAGGCCGCCGCCCAGCTCGCGACGCTGGCCCGGGCGGCCGGCCTGCCCGTCGCGGAACTCGCCGGGGAGATCGTCGCCGCTGCCGCCGGACCACCCCGCCCGGCCACCGGCCGGGACCTCCCGGCCGACCCGGCCGGTGCCGACGACGACACCGGTGCCACCTCGGACACCGGCGCCGCCGCAGCCGCCGAGGGGGCGGCACCGGAGGGCGACGACATCGCCCGCGCCGCCCTCGACCACGCCGCGGGCCCGACCGGAGTCGTCGCCCTCGCCGTCTGGGCGCACGCCCCGGGCGGCGGGCTCACCCTGGCCGGCCAGGCGGGATTCCCGGGGACGGAGGCGGCCGCCTGGCGGTACGTCCCGCCCGGCGTCGACACCACCGCCCGGCGGGCCCTGGAGAGCGGCGCCGCCCGCTGGCCGCCGGACGGCCGGCCGACGGCCACCGATGCCCCCACCCTCGGCCGCCGCGCCGCACCCTGCGGCTCGTGCTGCTGA
- a CDS encoding SpoIIE family protein phosphatase, whose amino-acid sequence MLLIRRGGHGLGALELAWPAGAADLPATAEVQLDALAEVCAVALAGRPATSTARTAPAGAADTAVESAAVLDAALGQVLLLDAVPGPGDAAADFRITAFSPAFTDPAGRLPHTLLGRTLADAYPLACADGLLARLLRVHATGEPIRDECLHLTFRGDPAPVTVVLRLGAARTGRGLLVCWQPEDTGSRRTALLRNAQRLARIGGFEEDLTTGDVHWTGRLFALYGTAPDSTPVPLAALAAHVHPDDRPAVRRLAHTVLQRHTEASAVFRLLRADGLTRYARLVAEPVTTAGGRTVGVRGAYQDVTAQHRTEIALSATRERLADSEQESAERGRLALRLQRALLPAEPPPLAAAGLAAAVRYRPAAEREKVGGDWYDALLLPDKSALLSLGDVAGHGVEAATGMVVLRNALRGLAMTGAAPGQLMEWLNLAAMQLPEPTTATAVCARYDPSTRELRWARAGHLPPVLLRDGEPTLLPLPRGVLLGAAGEQAYEERSTVLAAGDVLLLYTDGLIERREGDVGMLRELLAAAGPPGADLGEYLDRLLLHSRADTGDDTCLIAVRTEPV is encoded by the coding sequence GTGCTGCTGATCCGGCGCGGCGGCCACGGCCTCGGGGCGCTCGAACTCGCCTGGCCGGCCGGCGCCGCCGACCTGCCGGCCACCGCCGAAGTCCAGCTCGACGCGCTGGCCGAGGTGTGCGCGGTCGCTCTGGCCGGCCGGCCCGCCACCTCGACCGCCCGGACGGCCCCGGCGGGAGCAGCGGACACGGCGGTCGAATCCGCCGCCGTGCTCGACGCCGCGCTCGGCCAGGTGCTGCTGCTGGACGCCGTACCCGGCCCCGGCGACGCAGCAGCCGACTTCCGGATCACCGCCTTCTCGCCCGCCTTCACCGACCCGGCGGGCCGCCTGCCGCACACCCTGCTCGGCCGCACCCTCGCCGACGCCTACCCGCTCGCCTGCGCCGACGGGCTGCTCGCCCGGCTGCTGCGGGTCCACGCCACCGGTGAGCCGATCCGCGACGAGTGCCTGCACCTGACCTTCCGCGGCGACCCGGCGCCGGTCACCGTCGTGCTGCGGCTCGGCGCCGCCCGTACCGGCCGCGGGCTGCTGGTGTGCTGGCAGCCGGAGGACACCGGGAGCCGCCGGACGGCTCTGCTCCGCAACGCCCAGCGGCTCGCCCGGATCGGCGGCTTCGAGGAGGACCTGACCACCGGTGACGTGCACTGGACGGGCAGGCTGTTCGCGCTGTACGGCACGGCCCCCGACAGCACGCCCGTCCCGCTCGCCGCGCTCGCCGCCCACGTCCACCCCGACGACCGGCCCGCCGTGCGGCGGCTCGCGCACACCGTGCTGCAGCGGCACACCGAGGCCTCCGCCGTCTTCCGGCTGCTGCGCGCCGACGGCCTGACCCGCTATGCCCGGCTCGTCGCCGAACCGGTGACCACCGCCGGCGGCCGCACGGTCGGCGTCCGCGGCGCCTACCAGGACGTCACCGCCCAGCACCGCACCGAGATCGCGCTGTCCGCCACCCGGGAGCGGCTCGCCGACAGCGAGCAGGAGTCCGCCGAACGGGGCCGGCTGGCGCTGCGCCTCCAGCGCGCCCTGCTGCCCGCCGAACCGCCGCCGCTGGCCGCCGCCGGGCTAGCCGCCGCCGTCCGCTACCGGCCCGCCGCCGAGCGCGAGAAGGTCGGTGGCGACTGGTACGACGCCCTCCTGCTGCCCGACAAGAGCGCCCTGCTCAGCCTCGGCGACGTCGCGGGCCACGGCGTCGAGGCCGCCACCGGCATGGTGGTGCTCCGCAATGCGCTGCGCGGCCTGGCGATGACGGGGGCCGCCCCCGGGCAGCTCATGGAGTGGCTCAACCTGGCCGCGATGCAGCTGCCCGAGCCGACCACCGCGACCGCGGTCTGCGCCCGCTACGACCCGTCCACCCGCGAGCTGCGCTGGGCCAGGGCCGGGCACCTGCCGCCGGTGCTGCTCCGGGACGGCGAGCCGACCCTGCTGCCGCTGCCGCGCGGCGTGCTGCTGGGCGCGGCGGGCGAGCAGGCGTACGAGGAGCGGAGCACCGTACTGGCCGCCGGGGACGTGCTGTTGCTCTACACCGACGGCCTGATCGAACGGCGGGAGGGCGACGTGGGGATGCTCCGCGAGCTGCTGGCAGCGGCCGGCCCGCCCGGGGCCGACCTCGGCGAGTACCTGGACCGCCTGCTGCTCCACAGCCGGGCCGACACCGGCGACGACACCTGTCTGATCGCCGTCCGCACGGAACCGGTCTGA
- a CDS encoding MFS transporter — translation MGDDTIRAGRDVRQGAEQDVIETDVPARLDRLPWSRWHWRIVIGLGTVWILDGLEVTIVGNIAGRLAQSGSGIAISTTQVTTVAAALYVAGACSGALFFGWLTDRLGRKKLFMITLAVYLAATAVTAFSWTAWFFFVCRFFTGFGIGGEYAAINSAIDELIPARVRGRIDLIINGSFWVGAAVGAFASIALLNTALFATDLGWRLAFGIGVVLGLVILLVRRHVPESPRWLFTHGRADEAEDVVAEAERIVAAETGRDLPPAEGTIRIRPRGALGFVTIARTVTSQYPKRTALGLALFIGQAFLYNSVTFGYAVILSTFFHVPDGNTGYYFAVIAVGNFLGPLLLGHLFDSVGRKPMIAGTYIGSGLLLFGTAALFDQGLLNATTMTVCWTAVLFLASAGASAAYLTVSEIFPLETRALCIAFFYAVGTAIGGITGPLLFNGLVGSGKVSDTTLAFCIGAALMTLAGLVEAVIGVKAERRSLESLASPLSEVREPETAGT, via the coding sequence ATGGGAGACGACACCATCCGCGCCGGGCGCGATGTCCGTCAGGGCGCGGAGCAGGACGTCATCGAGACGGACGTACCGGCCAGACTCGACCGGCTGCCCTGGTCGCGCTGGCACTGGCGGATCGTGATCGGCCTCGGCACCGTCTGGATCCTGGACGGGCTGGAGGTCACCATCGTCGGCAACATCGCCGGCCGTCTCGCCCAGTCCGGCAGTGGGATCGCGATCAGCACCACCCAGGTCACCACGGTCGCCGCCGCGCTGTACGTGGCGGGTGCCTGCAGCGGAGCGCTGTTCTTCGGCTGGCTGACCGACCGGCTCGGCCGGAAGAAGCTTTTCATGATCACACTGGCGGTGTACCTGGCCGCCACCGCCGTGACCGCCTTCTCCTGGACGGCGTGGTTCTTCTTCGTCTGCCGGTTCTTCACCGGCTTCGGCATCGGCGGCGAGTACGCGGCGATCAACTCCGCGATCGACGAGCTGATCCCGGCCCGGGTGCGCGGCCGGATCGACCTGATCATCAACGGCAGCTTCTGGGTCGGGGCGGCGGTCGGCGCGTTCGCCTCCATCGCCCTGCTGAACACCGCGCTGTTCGCCACCGACCTCGGCTGGCGGCTGGCCTTCGGCATCGGCGTCGTGCTCGGCCTGGTCATCCTGCTGGTGCGCCGGCACGTCCCGGAGAGCCCGCGCTGGCTGTTCACCCACGGCCGCGCCGACGAGGCGGAGGACGTGGTCGCCGAGGCGGAACGCATCGTGGCCGCGGAGACCGGCCGCGACCTGCCACCGGCCGAGGGCACCATCAGGATCCGCCCGCGCGGCGCGCTCGGCTTCGTCACCATCGCCCGGACGGTCACCTCGCAGTACCCGAAGCGCACCGCGCTGGGCCTCGCCCTCTTCATCGGGCAGGCGTTCCTGTACAACTCGGTGACGTTCGGTTACGCGGTGATCCTCTCCACCTTCTTCCACGTGCCGGACGGCAACACCGGTTACTACTTCGCGGTGATCGCGGTCGGCAACTTCCTCGGCCCGCTGCTGCTCGGCCACCTCTTCGACTCGGTCGGGCGCAAGCCGATGATCGCCGGTACCTACATCGGCTCCGGGCTGCTGCTCTTCGGCACCGCCGCCCTCTTCGACCAGGGCCTCCTGAACGCCACCACGATGACGGTCTGCTGGACGGCCGTGCTCTTCCTCGCCTCGGCGGGCGCCAGTGCCGCCTACCTGACGGTCAGTGAGATCTTCCCGCTGGAGACCCGGGCCCTGTGCATCGCGTTCTTCTACGCGGTCGGCACCGCGATCGGCGGCATCACCGGCCCGCTGCTCTTCAACGGCCTGGTGGGCAGCGGGAAGGTGTCCGACACCACCCTGGCGTTCTGCATCGGCGCCGCGCTGATGACGCTGGCGGGCCTGGTGGAGGCCGTGATCGGGGTGAAGGCCGAACGCCGCAGCCTGGAGTCGCTGGCATCCCCGCTCAGCGAGGTCCGGGAACCCGAGACCGCCGGGACCTGA
- a CDS encoding 2-hydroxyacid dehydrogenase, with protein sequence MEILAYGVQADEQPLLEKTFAGRHSLRTLAVFLNRDTAPLAAGYPVVSSSVNAVLDAGTLTLLAAGGTGLIAQRSTGFNNIDLDAAAELGLTVARVSYYSPYAVAEHAWTLALAVNRRLTRAASRSREFDFRLDGLLGRDIHGMTVGVIGTGKIGECFARIAAGFGTELLGWDIAQNPACLELGMTYAELPDLLARADLVSLHVPLVPATHHLIDSAALARMKDDAILVNSSRGGLVDSAALVETVRDGRLSGVGLDVYEEETGVFFTDRSIQGISDDVLARLVTFPQVLVTSHQAYFTRTAVGQIIDATARNIDDFAAGRTNENTLVPGNRS encoded by the coding sequence ATGGAGATCCTCGCCTACGGCGTCCAAGCAGACGAACAGCCGCTCCTGGAGAAGACCTTCGCGGGCCGGCACTCCCTCCGCACCCTGGCCGTGTTCCTCAACCGCGACACCGCCCCGCTCGCCGCCGGCTACCCGGTCGTCAGCAGCAGCGTCAACGCCGTCCTCGACGCCGGCACCCTCACGCTGCTCGCCGCCGGGGGCACCGGACTGATCGCCCAGCGCTCCACCGGATTCAACAACATCGACCTCGACGCCGCCGCCGAGCTCGGCCTCACCGTCGCCAGGGTCTCCTACTACAGCCCCTACGCGGTCGCCGAACACGCCTGGACCCTCGCGCTCGCCGTCAACCGGCGGCTCACCCGCGCCGCCAGCCGCTCCCGGGAGTTCGACTTCCGCCTCGACGGACTGCTCGGGCGGGACATCCACGGCATGACCGTCGGCGTCATCGGCACGGGCAAGATCGGCGAGTGCTTCGCCCGGATCGCGGCAGGGTTCGGCACCGAGCTGCTCGGCTGGGACATCGCGCAGAACCCGGCCTGCCTCGAACTCGGCATGACCTACGCCGAACTGCCCGACCTCCTCGCCCGCGCCGACCTCGTGAGCCTGCACGTCCCCCTCGTCCCGGCCACGCACCACCTGATCGACTCGGCCGCACTGGCCCGGATGAAGGACGACGCGATCCTCGTCAACTCCAGCCGCGGCGGCCTCGTCGACAGCGCCGCCCTGGTCGAGACCGTCCGCGACGGGCGCCTCTCCGGCGTGGGCCTCGACGTCTACGAGGAGGAGACCGGCGTGTTCTTCACCGACCGCTCCATCCAGGGCATCAGCGACGACGTGCTGGCCCGCCTCGTCACCTTCCCCCAAGTCCTCGTCACCAGCCACCAGGCCTACTTCACCCGCACCGCCGTCGGCCAGATCATCGACGCCACCGCCCGCAACATCGACGACTTCGCCGCCGGCCGCACCAACGAGAACACCCTCGTTCCGGGCAATCGCTCCTGA
- a CDS encoding MFS transporter, with translation MAATAIAPTSTTAGGPRTGPGFALLGTVQATLIFTLMAISVPLPDIGREFGLDHARLVLLNAAYGLSFAALLLLGGRLTDRLGGRRVLTAGLVLLGLTAAAAPLAPDYAALLSLRFLQGAGAALVAPAGMAVLRALLPGPQAYGRAMATWGGLSVLGATTGNLASGAVASWLSWRWMFAVPVLVTAAALVLAPRLLPADPPRRERPSLDLPGAVLATAGTVLVSYGLVRTETGGWAAPFAVGALLLIGFVLRERSAAQPLLPLDFLRGGRRLLGLAATLLAAGGTATVFLLLTLHLQQELHWTPLATSGAFLPYAAALLVGGRVAGPLVGRFGPRRVVVAGLATGAAGLAALAHLGPHTGYLPGLLPGLVVLPFGAALAFAGAAVLATDGVAPEQTGLAGGVLNTAMELGPTVLLTALLTVGGSGAALAAAAVLFALTALAGTRVDRG, from the coding sequence ATGGCCGCCACCGCCATCGCTCCGACATCCACCACCGCGGGCGGGCCCCGCACCGGCCCCGGCTTCGCACTGCTCGGCACCGTCCAGGCGACACTGATCTTCACCCTGATGGCGATCTCCGTGCCGCTGCCGGACATCGGCCGCGAGTTCGGCCTCGACCACGCCCGGCTGGTCCTGCTCAACGCCGCCTACGGGCTCTCCTTCGCCGCCCTGCTGCTGCTCGGCGGACGGCTGACCGACCGGCTCGGCGGCCGCCGCGTCCTCACCGCCGGACTCGTCCTGCTCGGCCTCACCGCCGCCGCCGCACCGCTCGCCCCCGACTACGCCGCCCTGCTCTCGCTGCGCTTCCTCCAGGGCGCCGGCGCGGCCCTGGTCGCCCCGGCCGGCATGGCCGTCCTGCGGGCCCTGCTGCCCGGCCCCCAGGCGTACGGCCGGGCGATGGCCACCTGGGGCGGGCTCTCCGTCCTGGGCGCCACCACCGGCAACCTGGCCTCCGGCGCCGTCGCCAGCTGGCTGTCCTGGCGGTGGATGTTCGCCGTCCCGGTGCTGGTGACCGCCGCGGCCCTCGTCCTCGCCCCGCGGCTGCTGCCCGCCGACCCGCCGCGCCGCGAGCGTCCCTCGCTCGACCTGCCCGGCGCCGTGCTCGCCACCGCGGGCACCGTCCTGGTCAGCTACGGCCTGGTGCGCACCGAGACCGGCGGATGGGCCGCACCGTTCGCCGTCGGCGCGCTGCTGCTGATCGGGTTCGTGCTCCGCGAGCGCAGCGCCGCCCAGCCGCTGCTGCCGCTCGACTTCCTGCGCGGCGGCCGCCGCCTGCTCGGCCTGGCCGCCACCCTGCTCGCCGCAGGCGGCACCGCGACCGTCTTCCTCCTTCTCACCCTGCACCTCCAGCAGGAGCTGCACTGGACCCCGCTCGCCACCTCCGGCGCCTTCCTCCCGTACGCCGCCGCGCTGCTCGTCGGCGGCCGGGTGGCCGGACCACTGGTGGGCCGCTTCGGTCCCCGCCGGGTGGTCGTCGCGGGCCTCGCGACCGGCGCCGCGGGCCTCGCCGCCCTGGCCCACCTGGGGCCGCACACCGGCTACCTGCCGGGTCTGCTGCCCGGCCTGGTGGTGCTGCCCTTCGGTGCCGCGCTCGCCTTCGCCGGCGCCGCCGTCCTCGCCACCGACGGGGTGGCCCCCGAGCAGACCGGGCTGGCCGGCGGCGTCCTGAACACCGCCATGGAGCTCGGCCCGACCGTGCTGCTGACCGCCTTGCTCACGGTCGGCGGCAGCGGCGCGGCGCTCGCCGCGGCAGCCGTCCTGTTCGCCCTCACCGCGCTGGCCGGCACCCGCGTCGACCGCGGCTGA
- a CDS encoding TetR/AcrR family transcriptional regulator, whose product MARTKEFDPDAALQAALELFWERGYEATSMADLTGHLGIGRASLYATYGSKHELFLKALDRYRENTDATLVGELSQPGAALPTVRAVLTRFADEAAHDRRLRGCLVTNTATELAGHDPDAARRVRASWDTLETLITGALTRAQAQGELPADREPRALARLLLTVMQGMRVIGKAGDEPARITDAARLALSLLA is encoded by the coding sequence ATGGCAAGGACGAAGGAGTTCGACCCGGACGCAGCCCTGCAGGCGGCGCTCGAACTGTTCTGGGAGCGCGGGTACGAGGCCACCTCGATGGCCGATCTCACCGGGCACCTGGGCATCGGGCGGGCCAGCCTGTACGCGACGTACGGCAGCAAGCACGAGCTGTTCCTGAAGGCACTGGACCGCTACCGGGAGAACACCGACGCCACCCTGGTCGGCGAGCTGTCGCAGCCCGGGGCGGCCCTGCCGACCGTCCGGGCGGTGCTGACCCGCTTCGCCGACGAGGCGGCGCACGACCGGCGGCTGCGCGGCTGCCTGGTCACCAACACCGCCACCGAGCTCGCCGGGCACGACCCGGACGCCGCGCGACGGGTCCGGGCCAGCTGGGACACCCTGGAGACGCTGATCACCGGCGCGCTGACCCGGGCCCAGGCCCAGGGCGAGCTGCCGGCGGACCGCGAGCCGCGCGCCCTCGCCCGGCTGCTGCTGACGGTGATGCAGGGCATGCGGGTGATCGGCAAGGCGGGCGACGAGCCCGCACGGATCACCGACGCCGCCCGACTGGCCCTGTCCCTGCTGGCCTGA